In Candidatus Roseilinea sp., one DNA window encodes the following:
- a CDS encoding glutathione ABC transporter permease, with the protein MIQYLVRRVLWILITLFCVSVITFTLVLSAPGDPARALAGSRADELVLNQIREQYGLDQPIYIQYARYMQRLLGGDLGYSYAYNRPVAEELSEKLRPTALLAFSIIAVALLIGIPLGVFTAQRSQSKIGQAVNILGLTTISIPAFVFGLLLIYVLGYSLRWFPIGGYGTINHLVLPTLTVAIPWSVWYANILRTNLLSLTHIDFVRTAHAKGLQKWAVTFRHMLPNALVPVVTMVSMDLAALLTGLAIVEYVFNWPGVGWMAVRAALSRDIPVVMAAVLLGGLFIGLGNLVADLLVARLDPRVRLDN; encoded by the coding sequence ATGATCCAATACCTCGTTCGCAGAGTCCTGTGGATACTGATCACTCTGTTTTGTGTCTCAGTAATCACTTTTACCCTGGTGCTCTCAGCGCCGGGCGATCCGGCGCGCGCATTGGCCGGCTCTCGAGCCGATGAGCTGGTGCTGAACCAGATACGTGAGCAGTATGGGCTAGATCAGCCAATCTACATCCAGTATGCGCGCTATATGCAGCGATTGCTCGGTGGAGATCTAGGCTATTCGTATGCTTATAACCGTCCGGTTGCCGAGGAGCTGAGTGAGAAGTTGCGTCCCACGGCGCTTTTGGCGTTCTCGATCATTGCCGTCGCATTGCTCATTGGCATACCGTTAGGCGTATTTACAGCTCAACGAAGTCAATCCAAGATCGGTCAGGCCGTAAATATCCTCGGGCTGACGACCATTTCGATCCCTGCATTCGTGTTCGGATTGCTGCTGATCTATGTGTTGGGATACAGTTTGCGCTGGTTCCCGATTGGTGGATACGGCACGATCAATCATCTGGTTCTTCCAACCTTGACCGTTGCCATACCCTGGTCGGTGTGGTATGCGAATATCTTGCGTACGAATCTGCTCAGCCTTACACACATTGACTTTGTGCGCACCGCCCACGCCAAAGGGCTACAGAAGTGGGCCGTCACTTTCCGTCACATGTTGCCCAATGCCCTCGTGCCGGTGGTCACCATGGTAAGCATGGACCTTGCGGCGTTGCTCACCGGCCTGGCCATCGTCGAATATGTCTTCAATTGGCCGGGTGTCGGTTGGATGGCTGTGCGAGCTGCATTGAGTCGTGATATCCCTGTCGTCATGGCAGCGGTTTTGCTGGGAGGACTGTTCATCGGTCTCGGCAACCTGGTTGCCGATCTGCTTGTTGCACGTTTGGACCCGCGCGTGCGTTTGGATAACTAA
- a CDS encoding peptide ABC transporter permease, translating into MQAQATLSRIREPDIARRTWLGGIWRRFLRQRLAVLASVVLLAILLSALLAPVIAPYDPERIFPEGLGNPLAPNEKFWLGTDGRGRDLLSRLLWGGRISLAVGVTASTVTLCIAVLVGGLAGFSGGRVDYIIMRLVDLMMSIPSFFVILLLVALLKPSPLAVVSVIVLFGWPYPTRVFRSEALSLRRRDFILAAQSLGAPTSMIFVRHLLPHIFPLLVVYLSLSVPSAIFTETTLSYLGLGVPPPTPTWGSMVLDGQPYYRVAPWLVLFPGLAIMLTGVCFNLVGTGLREAIDPVRRER; encoded by the coding sequence AGGGAACCGGATATCGCGCGACGAACGTGGCTCGGTGGCATATGGCGCCGGTTCTTGCGTCAGCGGCTCGCCGTGCTGGCAAGTGTTGTGTTGCTCGCCATCCTGCTGAGCGCATTGCTTGCGCCTGTGATCGCGCCTTATGATCCCGAAAGGATATTTCCCGAGGGTCTGGGCAATCCTCTCGCGCCCAATGAAAAGTTCTGGTTAGGCACAGACGGTCGTGGACGTGACTTGCTGAGTCGCTTGCTGTGGGGTGGGCGCATCTCGTTAGCGGTTGGCGTCACGGCCAGCACAGTGACATTATGCATAGCGGTGCTCGTAGGAGGGTTGGCAGGATTCTCGGGCGGTCGTGTGGATTACATCATCATGCGCCTGGTTGACCTGATGATGAGCATACCGTCTTTCTTCGTGATCCTGCTGCTGGTTGCCTTGCTCAAGCCAAGCCCGCTCGCTGTGGTGTCTGTCATCGTGTTGTTCGGCTGGCCATACCCTACGCGTGTGTTCCGGTCGGAGGCGCTTTCATTGCGACGCCGCGACTTCATTCTGGCGGCGCAAAGTCTAGGTGCCCCTACGAGCATGATCTTCGTTCGCCACCTTCTCCCGCACATATTTCCCCTACTGGTCGTTTATCTGTCCCTCAGCGTCCCAAGCGCCATTTTTACTGAGACGACTTTGAGTTATCTCGGCCTGGGGGTGCCGCCGCCTACACCCACCTGGGGTTCGATGGTGCTGGACGGGCAGCCTTACTATCGCGTTGCTCCGTGGTTGGTTCTGTTCCCGGGACTGGCTATCATGTTGACCGGCGTTTGTTTCAACCTGGTCGGTACTGGACTGCGCGAGGCTATAGATCCCGTCAGGAGGGAAAGATGA